A single window of Anomaloglossus baeobatrachus isolate aAnoBae1 chromosome 5, aAnoBae1.hap1, whole genome shotgun sequence DNA harbors:
- the TMEM74B gene encoding transmembrane protein 74B: protein MASSNTLELRDLSTRHAAADQTYTGSSAAIRGFENPTYEDIGETTFGQDSQNIRGLSPLSEVRGWAAKENGSPHSEDSREAETGTHSVDYGFICSLVLLVCGIVLVAVAYTIPREVRVSPDSVSAREMERLELYYAHLGSHLDKCIIAGLGLLTLGGTLLSMLLMVSICKGELYRRRKFTTARGPRTKYGSLNLRMRQVTTDGGQMLVEHEVLEMTNQVNQHQHEP from the coding sequence ATGGCTTCTTCAAACACCTTGGAGCTAAGAGACCTCAGCACACGACATGCTGCAGCTGACCAGACCTATACCGGGAGCTCAGCTGCCATCAGAGGATTTGAGAACCCAACCTATGAAGATATTGGAGAGACCACTTTCGGCCAGGACTCACAGAACATCAGAGGTTTGAGTCCATTGTCTGAGGTTAGGGGATGGGCTGCAAAGGAGAATGGATCTCCGCACTCGGAGGACAGTCGAGAAGCTGAGACAGGAACGCACTCTGTGGATTATGGTTTTATTTGTTCGTTGGTCTTGTTGGTCTGTGGCATAGTGCTCGTGGCGGTGGCATACACCATACCACGGGAAGTCCGGGTCAGCCCAGATTCTGTGTCCGCACGAGAGATGGAGAGGTTGGAACTATACTACGCACATCTTGGCTCGCACCTAGACAAGTGCATAATAGCAGGTTTAGGCTTGCTTACTTTGGGAGGAACGCTCCTCTCCATGTTACTTATGGTTTCCATTTGTAAAGGGGAGCTGTACCGCAGGAGGAAATTCACTACGGCCAGAGGGCCAAGGACAAAATATGGCTCCCTCAACTTACGGATGAGGCAAGTGACTACAGATGGTGGACAGATGTTGGTGGAACATGAAGTTCTCGAAATGACAAACCAGGTTAACCAGCATCAACACGAGCCATGA